A window of Streptomyces armeniacus contains these coding sequences:
- a CDS encoding DUF899 family protein, with protein MTPTPDARTTSLPGRPPVVDPATWQTARDELLVREKAHTREGDALAAARRRLPMVEFDGTVEVVGPDGPVPFLDLFEGRDELVLYQHMWYDGAPHQGQCEGCTTAAWHLKDAVYLNARGVSFAVVTTGRWEEVAPYVEFMGYTQPWYSVRDVPAPVGGDMGYLSCFLRDGDRTFLTYSTTGRGNERVNSSLSLLDLTPYGRAETWEDKPEGWPEGRGPCWSWRSDADGTATWGPTSRPVPQWTRPGAAPVETLGRHGDHCH; from the coding sequence ATGACGCCCACACCCGACGCCCGCACCACCTCGCTGCCCGGCCGCCCGCCCGTCGTCGACCCGGCCACCTGGCAGACCGCACGCGACGAGCTGCTGGTCCGCGAGAAGGCCCACACCCGCGAGGGCGACGCCCTCGCCGCGGCCCGCCGGCGGCTGCCGATGGTGGAGTTCGACGGGACAGTCGAGGTCGTCGGCCCCGACGGGCCGGTCCCGTTCCTGGACCTGTTCGAGGGCCGCGACGAGCTCGTGCTCTACCAGCACATGTGGTACGACGGCGCGCCGCACCAGGGACAGTGCGAGGGCTGCACCACCGCGGCCTGGCATCTGAAGGACGCGGTCTATCTCAACGCCCGCGGCGTCTCGTTCGCCGTCGTCACGACGGGCCGGTGGGAAGAGGTGGCGCCGTACGTCGAGTTCATGGGCTACACCCAGCCCTGGTACTCGGTGCGCGACGTGCCCGCGCCGGTCGGCGGCGACATGGGCTACCTCAGCTGCTTCCTGCGCGACGGCGACCGCACGTTCCTCACGTACTCCACGACGGGCCGCGGCAACGAGCGGGTCAACAGCTCCCTCAGCCTGCTCGATCTGACGCCGTACGGCCGCGCCGAGACGTGGGAGGACAAGCCCGAGGGCTGGCCCGAAGGGCGCGGCCCGTGCTGGTCCTGGCGCTCCGACGCGGACGGGACCGCCACGTGGGGCCCGACCAGCCGCCCCGTACCGCAGTGGACCCGCCCCGGCGCGGCCCCCGTGGAGACCCTCGGCCGGCACGGCGACCACTGCCACTGA
- the cpt gene encoding chloramphenicol phosphotransferase CPT: protein MNTQVIVLNGGSSSGKSGIVRCLQEVLPEPWLAVGVDMLVEAMPASVQASETGIEFGADGGVSVGPEFRTLEAAWMEGVAAVVRAGARVIVDEVFLGGAASQQRWQKALDGLDVLWVGVRCESAVAAGREVARGNRIRGMAASQAEIVHQGVVYDLEVDTTHTESLECARTIAARVRRPFPAERPMPGGPRRIVGGAG, encoded by the coding sequence GTGAACACACAGGTGATCGTGCTCAACGGCGGTTCCAGCTCGGGCAAGTCCGGGATCGTCCGGTGCCTCCAGGAAGTCCTGCCGGAACCGTGGCTGGCCGTCGGCGTCGACATGCTGGTCGAGGCGATGCCCGCGTCTGTACAGGCGTCGGAGACGGGCATCGAGTTCGGTGCGGACGGCGGGGTGAGCGTCGGGCCGGAGTTCCGGACGCTGGAGGCCGCCTGGATGGAAGGGGTCGCCGCGGTGGTCAGGGCGGGAGCGCGGGTCATCGTCGATGAGGTCTTCCTCGGCGGAGCGGCGTCCCAGCAGCGGTGGCAGAAGGCTCTCGACGGGCTGGACGTGCTGTGGGTAGGCGTCAGGTGCGAGAGCGCAGTCGCCGCGGGCCGGGAGGTCGCCCGCGGAAACCGGATCCGGGGGATGGCCGCGTCGCAGGCGGAAATCGTCCACCAAGGCGTCGTCTACGACCTGGAGGTGGACACCACGCACACCGAATCCCTGGAGTGCGCGCGGACCATCGCCGCCCGCGTCCGGCGCCCCTTCCCGGCTGAGCGGCCGATGCCGGGCGGCCCGCGCCGCATTGTCGGTGGCGCCGGTTAG
- a CDS encoding DUF397 domain-containing protein has product MTTAEADFSTVAWRKSSYSNTDGGNCVEVGWHKSTHSNTDGGDCVEVSGSAAAGATLVRDSKRPAGPVVAFGDAAWGAFVAGLRHQR; this is encoded by the coding sequence ATGACCACAGCAGAAGCTGACTTCAGCACAGTCGCCTGGCGCAAGAGCAGCTACAGCAACACCGACGGGGGCAACTGCGTCGAGGTGGGCTGGCACAAGAGCACGCACAGCAACACCGACGGCGGCGACTGCGTCGAGGTCTCCGGGTCGGCAGCCGCCGGTGCGACCCTCGTGCGGGACAGCAAGCGGCCCGCCGGTCCCGTCGTCGCCTTCGGCGACGCCGCCTGGGGCGCGTTCGTCGCGGGGCTGCGGCACCAGCGCTGA
- a CDS encoding helix-turn-helix domain-containing protein: MPPRKDLDAAASVPAFYGAELRYKREAAGLTLNELTEGIYYSIAYLSQIEMGDRRMPLDLARHADRKLNTDGFFERRCEDVRKAKRGGHAEYFADVVEMEQRAASIEEWSSTVIPGLLQTDGYARALFNGSHVRELPEKVDEKVTARLARAHIFESPKSPEYWVILHESVLRFPVATPGVMAEQLDHIVQLTGRARMLTQVLPLNAGAHPFMIGSATFLTFADAPPVMYTEGLFHGQLIDDPGLVKPYMRSYDLLRAAALPPKASLAVIKEAAEDYRNDHSRS; the protein is encoded by the coding sequence ATGCCACCACGCAAGGATCTCGATGCGGCGGCGAGCGTACCGGCGTTCTACGGCGCCGAGTTGCGGTACAAGCGGGAGGCCGCGGGGCTCACGCTGAACGAGCTCACCGAGGGCATCTACTACAGCATCGCCTATCTCAGCCAGATCGAAATGGGCGACCGCCGCATGCCACTGGATCTGGCCCGCCACGCGGACCGGAAACTGAACACGGACGGCTTCTTCGAACGCCGCTGCGAGGACGTACGGAAGGCGAAGCGCGGCGGCCACGCGGAGTATTTCGCCGACGTGGTGGAGATGGAACAGCGCGCGGCGAGCATCGAGGAATGGTCGTCCACGGTCATCCCCGGCTTGCTGCAAACCGACGGCTACGCACGTGCGCTGTTCAACGGCTCACACGTTCGCGAACTCCCGGAGAAGGTGGACGAGAAGGTGACCGCCCGGCTGGCGCGGGCGCACATCTTCGAGAGCCCAAAGTCCCCCGAATACTGGGTGATTCTGCACGAGTCCGTGCTCCGGTTTCCCGTCGCGACTCCCGGCGTCATGGCGGAGCAACTGGACCACATCGTGCAGCTGACCGGCCGGGCGCGGATGCTTACGCAAGTGCTGCCGCTGAACGCCGGGGCGCACCCTTTCATGATCGGCAGCGCCACCTTCCTCACCTTCGCCGATGCGCCTCCCGTGATGTACACGGAAGGGCTTTTCCACGGTCAGCTGATCGACGATCCGGGGCTCGTGAAGCCATACATGAGGTCGTACGATCTGCTCAGGGCCGCTGCGCTACCGCCGAAGGCGTCCCTGGCCGTGATCAAGGAAGCCGCAGAGGACTACCGAAATGACCACAGCAGAAGCTGA
- a CDS encoding ATP-binding protein yields MRVSRAQERVHEAHGAYEGASAAALTVALLAEPRAVADLRRTVRCHLVHRGLAPYADTAQLCVSELMTNVINHVGAGVPVTLRVTMAYDRLRIELTDPAPHMLPTLVRPSDDQESGRGLALLDVFADRWGVVEDAESKTTWCELRTAPESLPVGGDLGNGLLL; encoded by the coding sequence ATGAGGGTCTCAAGGGCGCAGGAGCGGGTGCACGAGGCGCACGGCGCGTACGAGGGGGCGTCGGCCGCCGCGCTCACCGTCGCGTTGCTGGCGGAGCCGCGCGCGGTGGCCGATCTACGCCGTACGGTGCGCTGCCATCTCGTACACCGGGGGCTCGCCCCGTATGCCGACACGGCGCAGTTGTGCGTCAGCGAGCTGATGACGAACGTCATCAACCACGTCGGCGCGGGCGTGCCCGTCACCCTCCGGGTGACCATGGCGTACGACCGGCTCCGTATCGAACTGACCGATCCCGCCCCGCACATGCTGCCCACCCTCGTCCGTCCGTCGGACGACCAGGAGTCGGGCCGCGGGCTCGCGCTGCTCGACGTGTTCGCGGACCGGTGGGGCGTGGTCGAGGACGCCGAGAGCAAGACGACGTGGTGTGAGCTGCGGACGGCGCCCGAGTCCCTGCCGGTCGGCGGCGACCTTGGCAACGGGCTGCTGCTGTGA
- a CDS encoding NUDIX hydrolase, with protein sequence MRVLIDTVAWVRIENGLILCARPRGKDVFYVPGGKREGGESDTETLVREIKEELTVLLDPRTAVHVGTYEGGGPGLPADTVVRMACYTAEFQGTLAASGEIEETAWLSYADRDRVPPVDQLLFDDLKNAGELA encoded by the coding sequence GTGCGCGTGCTGATCGACACGGTGGCCTGGGTCAGGATCGAGAACGGCCTGATCCTGTGCGCCCGCCCGCGCGGCAAGGACGTCTTCTACGTCCCGGGCGGCAAGCGCGAGGGCGGCGAGAGCGACACGGAGACCCTGGTGCGCGAGATCAAGGAGGAGCTGACGGTGCTTCTCGATCCGCGGACGGCGGTCCACGTGGGCACGTACGAGGGCGGCGGGCCCGGACTTCCCGCGGACACGGTGGTGCGCATGGCCTGCTACACCGCGGAGTTCCAGGGGACGCTTGCCGCGAGCGGCGAGATCGAGGAGACCGCATGGCTCTCGTACGCGGACAGAGACCGCGTACCGCCGGTGGACCAGTTGCTTTTCGACGACCTCAAGAACGCGGGTGAACTCGCGTAA
- a CDS encoding NADH:flavin oxidoreductase/NADH oxidase family protein, whose amino-acid sequence MTTLNEPLHLGSGAPLPNRIAKAAMEELLAAPSQLPGDELRTLYGRWAAGGAGLLITGHVMIDGRAVAQPGDVVLEQGTPLEPFRRWAAAGKSAGGQSAAGKSAGGQIWMQINHPGRVIPKDLGGTTWAPSAVPIDAGGFSGMFPTPRPMTAQDIDETVERFAVTAQRARQAGFDGVEIHAAHGYLLSQFLSPLVNRRDDRWGGSLHNRARLLLDVTVAVRERVGAGFAVGVKLNSADFQRGGFDTDDARDVIKMLADVGADLVELSGGSIESLATAGSPADGRTLAREAYFLELAQQLVATSPLPLLLTGGIRRRAVAQQVIDSGVAMVGVATALATDPTLPGQWLAGGDAQVRPPRTRLRNRSLAAAAVQAVSSRQLARLAAGKPSRTPYSPAVALVLERAVRARRRRDYLKWHTATAREGVN is encoded by the coding sequence ATGACCACGCTGAACGAGCCCCTGCACCTGGGCAGCGGCGCTCCGCTGCCCAACCGGATCGCGAAGGCCGCGATGGAGGAGCTGCTCGCGGCACCGAGCCAACTGCCCGGTGACGAACTCCGTACGCTCTACGGCCGCTGGGCCGCGGGAGGTGCCGGGCTGCTGATCACCGGACACGTCATGATCGACGGCAGGGCCGTTGCCCAGCCGGGCGACGTCGTCCTGGAACAGGGCACGCCGCTGGAGCCGTTCCGGCGCTGGGCGGCGGCCGGCAAGTCGGCGGGCGGCCAATCGGCGGCTGGCAAGTCGGCGGGCGGACAGATCTGGATGCAGATCAACCACCCCGGGCGCGTCATCCCCAAGGACCTCGGCGGCACCACGTGGGCCCCCTCCGCCGTGCCGATCGACGCCGGCGGCTTCTCCGGCATGTTCCCGACGCCGCGGCCGATGACCGCCCAGGACATCGACGAGACGGTGGAACGCTTCGCCGTGACCGCGCAACGGGCCCGGCAGGCCGGTTTCGACGGAGTCGAGATCCACGCCGCCCACGGCTACCTCCTCTCCCAGTTCCTCTCCCCCCTGGTGAACCGGCGCGACGACCGCTGGGGCGGCAGCCTGCACAACCGGGCCCGTCTGCTGCTCGATGTCACGGTCGCGGTCCGCGAGCGGGTCGGCGCGGGCTTCGCCGTGGGAGTGAAACTGAACTCGGCGGACTTCCAGCGCGGCGGATTCGACACCGACGACGCGCGCGACGTGATCAAGATGCTCGCCGACGTGGGGGCCGACCTGGTCGAACTCTCCGGCGGCAGCATCGAGAGCCTGGCCACGGCGGGCTCCCCCGCGGACGGCCGCACCCTGGCCCGCGAGGCGTACTTCCTCGAACTCGCCCAACAGCTCGTCGCCACCTCGCCGCTGCCGCTGCTGCTGACCGGAGGGATACGGCGGCGCGCGGTCGCACAACAGGTGATCGACTCCGGAGTCGCCATGGTCGGCGTGGCCACGGCGCTGGCGACCGACCCCACCCTGCCGGGACAGTGGCTCGCCGGCGGTGACGCCCAGGTCCGCCCGCCCCGCACCCGCTTGCGGAACAGATCGCTGGCTGCGGCGGCCGTCCAGGCTGTCTCGTCGCGGCAGCTCGCCCGCCTCGCCGCGGGCAAGCCGTCGAGGACGCCGTACTCTCCGGCCGTCGCCCTCGTCCTCGAACGGGCCGTCCGTGCCCGGCGCCGGCGCGACTACCTGAAGTGGCATACGGCCACGGCCCGGGAGGGCGTCAACTGA
- a CDS encoding SDR family NAD(P)-dependent oxidoreductase has translation MHDYTNTTTVVTGASKGLGEAYARELASRGAHLVLVARSSDALNTLAGQLRKAHSVRVDVIAADLSDRRAAQTVADTVEELGLEADLLVNNAGTGSVGPFLGRPLEPNLRSVDVNVTALVALCHLLGARMVERGRGGIVNVASTAAFQPMPYQAGYAATKAFVLSFTEALAEEVRHTGVRVMAAHPGAIDTGFFDGTTASVDPRAADTPARIAAGTLDDFARGRSVSYPGRAFNRAGTWASRLLPRTTVVRITGGLNRKLGFDDVRDLAPGLDSAAS, from the coding sequence ATGCACGACTACACGAACACCACCACCGTGGTCACCGGCGCCTCGAAGGGCCTGGGCGAGGCCTACGCACGGGAACTCGCCTCCCGAGGCGCACACCTCGTCCTCGTCGCCCGCTCGTCGGACGCGCTCAACACCCTTGCCGGGCAGCTCCGGAAGGCCCATTCCGTACGGGTCGACGTGATCGCCGCGGACCTGTCGGACCGGCGGGCGGCGCAGACGGTGGCCGACACCGTCGAGGAACTCGGCCTGGAGGCGGACCTCCTGGTCAACAACGCCGGGACGGGATCGGTGGGTCCCTTCCTCGGCCGCCCCCTCGAACCCAACCTCCGGTCCGTCGACGTGAACGTCACCGCGCTGGTCGCCCTGTGCCACCTGCTGGGCGCCCGCATGGTCGAACGCGGCCGCGGCGGCATCGTCAACGTCGCCTCCACCGCCGCCTTCCAGCCCATGCCGTACCAGGCCGGTTACGCCGCCACCAAGGCGTTCGTGCTCTCCTTCACCGAGGCGCTCGCCGAGGAGGTCCGCCACACCGGCGTACGCGTGATGGCGGCCCATCCGGGAGCGATCGACACCGGATTCTTCGACGGTACGACCGCGTCCGTCGATCCGAGGGCCGCGGACACCCCCGCCCGCATCGCAGCCGGGACGCTCGACGACTTCGCACGCGGCCGGTCCGTCTCCTACCCCGGACGCGCCTTCAACCGCGCCGGAACCTGGGCTTCGCGCCTGCTTCCCCGCACCACCGTCGTCCGCATCACCGGCGGCCTCAACCGCAAGCTCGGATTCGACGACGTACGCGACCTCGCCCCCGGCCTCGACTCCGCCGCCTCGTGA
- a CDS encoding MarR family winged helix-turn-helix transcriptional regulator, which produces MTRSALEAAVVANHEIFMRTGDRINAVLAEHGLTHATAHALWVIDPAEAPPSMKELAGRLYCNAPNLSFVMNQLTGRGLVERSADPADRRSRVVALTEDGRRVRSAVIEATLALTPFARLDAGELRELASLLGKALEPES; this is translated from the coding sequence ATGACACGCAGCGCACTTGAGGCAGCGGTGGTGGCGAACCACGAGATCTTCATGCGGACCGGCGACCGGATCAACGCGGTCCTGGCCGAGCACGGTCTGACGCACGCGACCGCCCACGCGCTCTGGGTGATCGACCCGGCCGAGGCGCCGCCCTCGATGAAGGAGCTGGCCGGGCGGCTGTACTGCAACGCGCCCAACCTCAGCTTCGTGATGAATCAGCTCACCGGGCGGGGACTTGTCGAACGCTCCGCCGACCCCGCCGACCGCCGTTCACGCGTCGTCGCGCTGACGGAGGACGGCCGCCGCGTACGGTCCGCGGTGATCGAGGCAACGCTGGCCCTGACCCCGTTCGCCCGGCTGGACGCCGGCGAACTGCGCGAGCTGGCGAGTCTCCTGGGGAAGGCGCTCGAACCGGAGTCCTGA
- a CDS encoding GH92 family glycosyl hydrolase, with amino-acid sequence MRGRIPTGHRRTGFLRRLRAPAVLVSAALLATLAPSTAGTASAAPDPVDSTEFASSFEPGEPAPDWRDTVETGPDGKPRTDGVEPEGAPGGQGMSTHPDTGPTESPTAKPDAGFTGKHALRYAGTHRADGRGYAYNKVFDTDVRVTEDTVLSYRLFPEMKGEEDRSYSATNAAVDLAFTDGTYLSELAVKDQHGARLSPQGQGASKTLLVNQWNHKEARIGRAAAGKTVDRVLVAYDAAKGSRPFRGWVDDVTLAPKQPEKPKEHLSDYAVTNRGTQSSGDFSRGNNFPATAVPNGFNFWTPVTNADSTSWLYEYSRKNNADNLPTLQAFSASHEPSPWMGDRQTFQVMPSAAEGTPDASRTARALPFRHANETAKPHHYGVTFENGLRTDITPTDHAAMMRFRFPSDDASLIFDNVDNGGGLTLDREGGTVSGFSDVKSGLSIGATRMFVYAEFDKKATDGGRLEGGGGPDVTGYLRFDAGADRTVHMRIATSLISVDQAKANLEQEIPSDASFEGVRDGAQAEWDDILDTIEVEGASPDQLTTLYSNLYRLYLYPNSGFERVGPDQRKRYASPFSPAEKPDTPTETGSKIVDGEVYVNNGFWDTYRTTWPAYSFLTPKRAGRMVDGFVQQYKDGGWISRWSSPGYADLMTGTSSDVAFADAYAKGTEFDAKAAYEAALKNATVAPPDPGVGRKGMNTSPFLGYTNTDTHEGMSWALEGYLNDFGIARMGEALHKKTGEKRYKEEADYFLSRAQNYVHLFDDRVDFFQGRKPGGDWRLSPDAFDPRVWGHDYTETNGWNFAFTAPQDTRGLANLYGGRKGLGDKLDEYFATPETAEEKYKGSYDSVIHEMIEARDVRMGMYGHSNQPSHHIAYTYDAAGQPWKTQEKVREALSRLYLGSELGQGYAGDEDNGEMSAWYIFSALGFYPLVMGEPEYAVGSPLFTKATVHLENGKDLVVEAPENSAENVYVQGLKVNGKDWSSTALPHDVLAKGGKLEFEMGPEPSKWGSGPKDAPSSVTKDNKVPSPARDVSDPDGSADVPEALLDNTSDTAAGVTDAPVSVRDGARVTSYTLTSDAADAAPDGWVLEGSNGPKGDGDWTEVDRREGESFRWSKQTRVFQLPEPGTYERYRLVPAGDGGKLAEVELLG; translated from the coding sequence GTGCGCGGCAGAATCCCAACCGGCCACAGACGCACCGGATTTCTCCGGCGTCTGCGCGCCCCCGCCGTACTCGTCTCGGCAGCCCTGCTCGCCACCCTGGCGCCCAGCACTGCCGGTACTGCCAGCGCGGCCCCCGACCCCGTCGACAGCACGGAGTTCGCCTCGTCCTTCGAGCCGGGCGAACCCGCCCCCGACTGGCGCGACACCGTGGAGACCGGCCCGGACGGCAAGCCCCGTACGGACGGCGTCGAGCCGGAGGGCGCGCCCGGCGGACAGGGCATGAGCACGCACCCCGACACCGGCCCCACCGAGTCGCCCACGGCGAAGCCGGACGCCGGCTTCACCGGCAAGCACGCGCTGCGTTACGCGGGCACGCACCGCGCGGACGGGCGCGGCTACGCGTACAACAAGGTGTTCGACACCGACGTCAGGGTCACCGAGGACACCGTCCTGTCGTACCGCCTGTTCCCGGAGATGAAGGGCGAGGAGGACCGCTCGTACTCCGCGACGAACGCCGCCGTCGACCTCGCCTTCACCGACGGCACGTACCTCAGCGAGCTGGCCGTCAAGGACCAGCACGGCGCCCGACTGAGCCCGCAGGGCCAGGGCGCGTCGAAGACGCTGCTGGTCAACCAGTGGAACCACAAGGAGGCCCGGATCGGCCGGGCCGCCGCGGGCAAGACCGTGGACCGGGTGCTGGTGGCGTACGACGCGGCGAAGGGCAGCCGCCCCTTCCGCGGCTGGGTGGACGACGTGACGCTCGCGCCGAAGCAGCCCGAGAAGCCGAAGGAGCACCTGTCGGACTACGCGGTGACCAACCGCGGCACGCAGTCCAGCGGTGACTTCTCGCGCGGCAACAACTTCCCGGCCACGGCCGTCCCCAACGGGTTCAACTTCTGGACCCCCGTGACCAACGCGGACTCCACGAGCTGGCTCTACGAGTACTCCCGCAAGAACAACGCGGACAACCTGCCGACCCTCCAGGCGTTCAGCGCCAGCCACGAGCCGAGCCCGTGGATGGGCGACCGGCAGACGTTCCAGGTGATGCCGTCCGCCGCCGAGGGCACCCCCGACGCGTCGCGTACGGCCCGCGCGCTCCCCTTCCGGCACGCCAACGAGACGGCGAAGCCGCACCACTACGGCGTGACTTTCGAGAACGGGCTCCGTACGGACATCACCCCGACCGACCACGCCGCGATGATGCGGTTCCGCTTTCCGTCCGACGACGCGAGCCTGATCTTCGACAACGTCGACAACGGCGGCGGCCTCACCCTCGACCGCGAGGGCGGCACCGTCTCCGGCTTCTCGGACGTGAAGAGCGGACTGTCGATCGGCGCGACACGGATGTTCGTCTACGCGGAGTTCGACAAGAAGGCGACCGACGGCGGCCGACTCGAGGGCGGCGGCGGTCCCGACGTGACCGGCTATCTGCGCTTCGACGCGGGCGCCGACCGTACGGTGCACATGCGCATCGCCACCTCTCTCATCAGCGTCGACCAGGCGAAGGCCAACCTGGAGCAGGAGATTCCGTCCGACGCCTCCTTCGAGGGCGTACGGGACGGGGCCCAGGCGGAGTGGGACGACATCCTGGACACGATCGAGGTCGAGGGCGCCAGCCCGGACCAGCTCACCACCCTCTACTCCAATCTCTACCGGCTCTACCTCTACCCCAATTCCGGCTTCGAGCGCGTCGGCCCCGACCAGCGCAAGCGCTACGCGAGCCCCTTCTCGCCCGCCGAGAAGCCGGACACGCCCACGGAGACCGGCTCGAAGATCGTCGACGGCGAGGTCTACGTCAACAACGGCTTCTGGGACACCTACAGAACGACCTGGCCCGCGTACTCGTTCCTGACCCCCAAGCGCGCCGGCCGGATGGTCGACGGCTTCGTGCAGCAGTACAAGGACGGCGGCTGGATCTCCCGCTGGTCCTCGCCCGGTTACGCGGACCTGATGACCGGCACGTCGTCCGACGTGGCGTTCGCGGACGCGTATGCCAAGGGCACGGAGTTCGACGCGAAGGCGGCGTACGAGGCCGCACTGAAGAACGCGACGGTCGCGCCGCCCGACCCCGGCGTCGGCCGCAAGGGCATGAACACCTCGCCCTTCCTCGGCTACACCAACACCGACACGCACGAGGGCATGTCCTGGGCGCTGGAGGGCTATCTCAACGACTTCGGCATCGCGCGCATGGGCGAGGCGCTGCACAAGAAGACGGGCGAGAAGCGCTACAAGGAGGAGGCCGACTACTTCCTCTCCCGCGCGCAGAACTACGTCCATCTCTTCGACGACCGGGTCGACTTCTTCCAGGGCCGCAAGCCGGGCGGTGACTGGCGCCTCTCCCCCGACGCGTTCGACCCGCGCGTCTGGGGCCACGACTACACCGAGACGAACGGCTGGAACTTCGCCTTCACCGCGCCGCAGGACACGCGCGGCCTGGCGAACCTGTACGGCGGCCGGAAGGGCCTCGGCGACAAGCTGGACGAGTACTTCGCGACGCCGGAGACGGCGGAGGAGAAGTACAAGGGCAGCTACGACAGCGTCATCCACGAGATGATCGAGGCGCGCGACGTCCGTATGGGCATGTACGGGCACAGCAACCAGCCGTCGCACCACATCGCGTACACCTACGACGCGGCCGGTCAGCCGTGGAAGACGCAGGAGAAGGTGCGCGAGGCGCTGTCCCGGCTGTATCTGGGCAGCGAGCTGGGCCAGGGCTACGCGGGCGACGAGGACAACGGCGAGATGTCCGCCTGGTACATCTTCAGCGCCCTCGGCTTCTACCCGCTGGTGATGGGCGAGCCCGAATACGCGGTCGGCTCCCCGCTGTTCACCAAGGCGACCGTGCACCTGGAGAACGGCAAGGACCTGGTCGTGGAGGCCCCGGAGAACAGCGCGGAGAACGTCTACGTGCAGGGCCTGAAGGTCAACGGCAAGGACTGGTCCTCCACCGCGCTCCCGCACGACGTCCTGGCGAAGGGCGGCAAGCTGGAGTTCGAGATGGGCCCGGAGCCGTCGAAGTGGGGCAGCGGCCCCAAGGACGCGCCGTCGTCCGTCACGAAGGACAACAAGGTGCCGTCGCCCGCGCGGGACGTGAGCGATCCCGACGGCTCCGCGGACGTGCCCGAAGCGCTTCTGGACAACACCTCGGACACGGCGGCCGGCGTCACCGACGCGCCGGTGAGCGTGCGCGACGGCGCGCGCGTCACCTCGTACACCCTCACCTCGGACGCGGCGGACGCGGCGCCCGACGGGTGGGTCCTGGAGGGCTCGAACGGCCCGAAGGGCGACGGGGACTGGACCGAGGTGGACCGGCGCGAGGGCGAGTCCTTCCGCTGGTCGAAGCAGACGCGCGTCTTCCAGCTGCCGGAGCCGGGCACGTACGAGCGCTACCGCCTCGTACCGGCCGGTGACGGGGGCAAGCTGGCGGAGGTGGAGCTGCTCGGCTGA
- a CDS encoding PadR family transcriptional regulator, with the protein MAPADAAAGWLRGALPLCVAAVLAEGDRHGYALVQRLADYGLGTVRGGALYPVLGRMESDGAVESRWEAGEGGPGRKVYRLTDAGRVRLHDEIARWEDFSRAMERLVRQAGKELS; encoded by the coding sequence ATGGCACCTGCGGACGCGGCGGCCGGCTGGCTGCGCGGCGCCCTCCCCCTGTGCGTGGCCGCCGTACTCGCCGAGGGCGACCGGCACGGATACGCGCTGGTGCAGCGGCTCGCGGACTACGGGCTGGGCACCGTACGGGGCGGCGCCCTGTATCCCGTACTCGGCCGGATGGAGTCGGACGGCGCCGTCGAGTCCCGCTGGGAGGCGGGCGAGGGTGGCCCCGGCCGCAAGGTCTACCGCCTCACCGACGCCGGACGCGTCCGGCTGCACGACGAGATCGCGCGCTGGGAGGACTTTTCCCGCGCCATGGAACGGCTTGTGCGGCAGGCCGGCAAGGAGTTGTCGTGA
- a CDS encoding alpha/beta fold hydrolase has protein sequence MTEFVLVAGAWLGSWAWDDVVPELRAAGRGARAVTLSGVAERRGEPAGQQTHVQDIVTEVERHDLRDVVLVGHSYSGIPVGQAAERIGDRLAHVVFVDSNVPVDGESFVSALPDVAASVAENGGVWPPLTAADCAGQDLDDEQTARIVAAATPHPGTALTEPAVLTRPLGELPATYIKCLLDGPDPMPAVARLLTSERWRLVELNTGHWPMLSQPSALAHLLLRSTEPTRA, from the coding sequence ATGACGGAATTCGTACTCGTGGCAGGCGCCTGGCTCGGCTCGTGGGCGTGGGACGACGTGGTGCCGGAGCTGCGCGCGGCCGGTCGCGGCGCCCGCGCGGTGACGCTGTCCGGGGTGGCGGAGAGACGGGGCGAGCCGGCCGGGCAGCAGACCCACGTCCAGGACATCGTCACCGAGGTCGAAAGACACGACCTGCGCGACGTCGTCCTCGTGGGGCACAGCTACTCGGGCATCCCGGTCGGCCAGGCCGCCGAACGGATCGGCGACCGGCTGGCCCACGTGGTCTTCGTGGACTCCAACGTTCCGGTCGACGGCGAGTCGTTCGTGTCGGCCCTGCCCGACGTGGCGGCGTCGGTCGCCGAGAACGGCGGCGTGTGGCCGCCGTTGACGGCCGCCGACTGCGCGGGCCAGGACCTCGACGACGAGCAGACCGCCCGCATCGTCGCCGCAGCCACCCCGCACCCCGGCACCGCCCTCACCGAACCGGCCGTCCTGACCCGGCCCCTGGGCGAGCTCCCGGCGACGTACATCAAGTGCCTGCTGGACGGCCCCGACCCGATGCCCGCGGTGGCGCGCCTGCTGACCAGCGAACGCTGGCGCCTCGTGGAGCTGAACACGGGCCACTGGCCGATGCTCTCCCAACCGTCCGCCCTCGCCCACCTCCTCCTCAGATCAACGGAGCCCACCCGCGCCTGA